A single window of Rana temporaria chromosome 1, aRanTem1.1, whole genome shotgun sequence DNA harbors:
- the F2RL3 gene encoding proteinase-activated receptor 4 yields the protein MNIMGSTGCLWSFSIPILLHALLSRSLATQDYDDYLNEVEPNATTTCENVLFPRSFHGELNDTFLSISATSMEYLKSPITVLVIPFIYTLVFLVGLPANGIALWVLMTKVKKMTSTVFLMNLAVADLLLILVLPFKILYYFMGNNWIFGELMCRAVTSFFYGNMYCSVLLLMSISIDRYLAVVHPFFSRTFRSQAFAIAICSISWLISVLCTVPLATMQQSYPLLNADITLCHDALPRQEQADYLFYYFMTTIVVCFVLPLVIIIFCYISVIQALISSGEKYAHAIKLSVLVLVIVIIFLTPSNVVLLIHYSEHCMESYGNLYAVYMVCLTVSSINSCVDPFVYYYVSEEFRDKVRHRFRKSSKMSITSVKTCKDTLPASYSNSCSHSVL from the exons ATGAACATCATGGGCTCAACAGGCTGCTTGTGGTCATTCTCTATCCCTATACTGCTGCACGCTTTATTGTCCAGGTCTTTAGCCACACAGGACTACGATG ATTACTTAAATGAAGTAGAGCCTAATGCCACCACTACTTGTGAGAATGTATTATTTCCACGATCATTCCACGGGGAACTAAACGATACATTTTTGTCAATTTCCGCAACATCCATGGAATATCTGAAAAGTCCCATCACTGTCCTTGTTATACCGTTTATCTATACTTTAGTGTTTCTGGTAGGATTACCAGCCAATGGCATTGCTTTGTGGGTTTTGATGACCAAAGTAAAAAAGATGACCTCTACAGTCTTCCTAATGAACCTAGCAGTGGCAGACCTCTTACTCATCCTGGTGCTGCCCTTCAAGATACTTTATTACTTCATGGGAAATAACTGGATCTTTGGAGAGCTAATGTGCAGGGCTGTAACTAGTTTCTTTTATGGGAACATGTACTGTTCAGTTCTTCTCCTCATGAGCATCAGTATTGACCGCTACTTGGCTGTGGTCCACCCTTTCTTCTCTAGAACATTTAGAAGTCAGGCTTTTGCCATTGCCATATGCTCAATTTCCTGGCTAATCTCTGTTTTATGTACAGTTCCTTTGGCTACAATGCAACAATCCTATCCATTACTAAATGCTGACATTACATTATGCCATGATGCTCTTCCCAGACAAGAGCAAGCGGattatcttttttattattttatgactACCATTGTTGTCTGCTTCGTTTTACCTCTGGTGATCATAATCTTCTGCTACATCTCTGTTATTCAAGCACTGATATCAAGTGGAGAAAAATATGCCCATGCCATAAAACTTAGTGTTTTGGTTTTGGTGATAGTGATAATCTTCTTGACACCCAGCAATGTGGTTCTTTTGATTCATTACTCTGAGCACTGTATGGAAAGCTATGGGAATCTATATGCTGTCTACATGGTCTGTTTAACTGTAAGTTCCATTAACAGCTGTGTAGATCCCTTTGTATATTATTATGTGTCAGAAGAATTTCgagacaaagtgaggcacagGTTTCGGAAAAGCTCCAAAATGTCTATCACTTCAGTCAAGACTTGTAAAGATACTCTACCAGCCAGCTACTCCAACTCCTGCTCACATTCAGTGTTGTGA